A window of Sulfobacillus thermosulfidooxidans contains these coding sequences:
- a CDS encoding 50S ribosomal protein L11 methyltransferase, with protein MPWVGNSSVSPDYMAVTCFVSADDVEWAAQLLLDFGLSGIEWEDGKPAQAPFTDIPLIPGRPFVRGYFPDEPGFDNIRVELEHLAKQHGWDMTLERIRTEDWANNWKQYYHPIYLKDNYVVVPAWQDVDGIDDDHRIILDPAMAFGTGTHPTTLMCLNEIIEIDPNRLRVLDLGAGSGILAIIAGKMHAHEIWAVEPDPVAFRALESNIALNHLKIHTLLGTLKDVPHDQVFDLALCNLIADIIIPEWPSLIQHLHPGSQAILSGILWERREEIIRVVESYGGHITKMVERDGWAMMVATP; from the coding sequence ATGCCCTGGGTCGGTAATTCATCGGTATCTCCTGACTATATGGCGGTAACATGTTTTGTGTCCGCGGATGATGTGGAATGGGCAGCCCAACTGTTATTAGATTTTGGCCTCAGTGGGATTGAATGGGAAGATGGAAAGCCCGCACAAGCTCCTTTTACGGATATTCCTTTAATTCCAGGGAGGCCGTTTGTTCGTGGATATTTTCCTGATGAACCGGGATTTGACAATATTCGCGTGGAATTGGAACATTTGGCTAAACAACACGGTTGGGACATGACACTTGAGCGGATCCGTACAGAAGACTGGGCTAACAACTGGAAACAATACTACCACCCGATTTATTTGAAGGATAACTATGTCGTAGTCCCTGCATGGCAGGATGTGGATGGAATTGATGATGATCACCGGATTATTTTGGATCCGGCAATGGCTTTTGGTACAGGGACACATCCAACAACACTGATGTGCTTAAACGAAATCATAGAAATAGATCCTAACCGCTTGCGGGTTTTAGACTTAGGAGCGGGATCTGGTATTCTCGCCATAATAGCCGGAAAAATGCACGCGCATGAAATTTGGGCTGTGGAACCCGATCCGGTGGCTTTTCGGGCCTTGGAGTCGAATATTGCCCTCAATCATTTGAAAATCCACACACTTTTAGGGACCTTGAAGGACGTTCCTCACGATCAGGTTTTTGATTTGGCCTTATGCAATTTAATTGCAGATATTATCATTCCCGAATGGCCTTCATTAATTCAACATTTGCATCCAGGAAGTCAAGCGATATTATCGGGTATTTTGTGGGAAAGACGGGAAGAGATTATCCGCGTCGTGGAATCTTATGGCGGACACATTACCAAGATGGTAGAACGAGACGGCTGGGCGATGATGGTGGCGACCCCATGA
- the hrcA gene encoding heat-inducible transcriptional repressor HrcA, translated as MDTRKRTILQALTEDYINSAEPVGSRTLAKKYNLGISPATIRNEMADLEEWGFLEQPHTSAGRVPSDKGYRFYVDELMSKAPIGHELLERIRSTYQSRVRELEWFIHQTAKLVSDITGYPSIVLAPSWEQGIFSALHFVGVGEDSALLIIRTADGFTQNKTVSIPKELSLSQLNALAQDFSRQFAGVSMRDLQNYILDPLSTSLFEHAALWQTVLGWFLTEGSDEERMTVAGPLTILNYPEFNDINKVRRVLGFLEQDKAVEQIVHSHPADGVMALIGSETSIEDIQDCSVVTASYRVGQTVVGRVMVVGPRRMQYAYVMTVLEVVSDELSQALKWA; from the coding sequence GTGGATACACGGAAACGAACCATTTTGCAAGCTTTGACGGAAGACTACATTAATTCCGCAGAGCCTGTGGGTTCTCGCACTTTAGCAAAAAAATATAATTTGGGCATTAGTCCTGCGACGATTCGCAATGAAATGGCAGATTTGGAAGAATGGGGTTTTCTGGAACAGCCGCATACATCAGCGGGCCGAGTACCCTCGGATAAGGGCTACCGTTTTTATGTCGATGAATTAATGTCCAAAGCGCCAATTGGCCATGAGTTGCTGGAGCGCATCCGGTCCACGTACCAGTCACGCGTGCGAGAGCTGGAGTGGTTTATTCACCAAACAGCCAAGTTAGTTAGTGATATTACGGGCTATCCTTCTATTGTCCTCGCTCCCTCATGGGAACAAGGAATTTTTTCCGCACTGCATTTTGTGGGCGTGGGAGAAGATAGTGCCCTATTAATTATTCGCACAGCTGATGGATTTACACAAAATAAGACGGTATCGATTCCCAAAGAATTGAGTTTGTCCCAGTTAAATGCCCTCGCGCAAGATTTCTCGCGTCAATTCGCGGGGGTTTCGATGCGCGATTTACAAAATTATATATTAGATCCGTTATCCACGAGCCTTTTTGAACATGCTGCATTATGGCAAACCGTACTGGGGTGGTTTTTGACCGAGGGCTCTGACGAAGAACGGATGACGGTAGCGGGTCCCTTAACCATCCTCAATTATCCGGAGTTTAATGATATTAACAAAGTACGCAGAGTCTTAGGGTTTTTGGAGCAAGATAAAGCTGTCGAACAAATTGTCCATTCGCACCCTGCCGACGGGGTTATGGCATTGATTGGCTCAGAAACGTCCATTGAAGACATTCAGGATTGCAGTGTGGTTACCGCGTCCTACCGTGTAGGGCAGACCGTGGTGGGGCGTGTCATGGTTGTCGGTCCTAGACGGATGCAATATGCTTATGTGATGACAGTTTTGGAAGTGGTTTCGGACGAACTGTCTCAGGCTCTGAAATGGGCGTAA
- the grpE gene encoding nucleotide exchange factor GrpE, protein MADERDKKAHTDAEPYDEEQQGTESLVDEGQEQVDAQGEAEGQEAAANDNETNWEQVAQDRYDQLVRLQADFDNYRRRVDREREELRGYVTGAILGDFLPVYDNLERALKYMPDTDEAKAWRMGVEMTLKGFNDVLTKFGVTPIPTVGTIFDPRLHEAVQRVDSDEPEGTIIEELLKGFQWKDRVLRASLVKVSTGQGTSEPQKSETESAS, encoded by the coding sequence ATGGCGGACGAGCGCGACAAGAAAGCGCATACAGATGCGGAACCATATGATGAAGAGCAACAAGGCACCGAATCGCTAGTTGACGAAGGTCAAGAGCAGGTGGATGCGCAAGGTGAGGCCGAAGGCCAAGAAGCCGCTGCTAATGACAATGAAACCAATTGGGAACAGGTAGCGCAGGACCGTTATGACCAGCTTGTGCGCCTTCAAGCAGATTTTGATAACTATAGGCGTCGCGTAGACCGGGAACGTGAAGAGCTCCGCGGTTATGTAACTGGCGCGATTTTGGGAGATTTTCTGCCCGTGTATGACAATTTAGAGAGGGCGTTGAAATATATGCCGGACACCGATGAAGCCAAAGCGTGGCGCATGGGAGTCGAAATGACTCTGAAAGGCTTTAACGATGTCTTAACCAAATTTGGGGTGACCCCGATTCCGACAGTGGGGACCATCTTCGATCCGAGGCTGCATGAAGCGGTCCAACGGGTCGACAGTGATGAGCCAGAAGGAACCATTATTGAGGAATTATTAAAGGGATTTCAATGGAAAGACCGTGTCTTGCGTGCCAGCTTGGTGAAGGTATCCACGGGGCAGGGCACATCAGAACCCCAAAAATCGGAAACGGAATCGGCATCATGA
- the dnaJ gene encoding molecular chaperone DnaJ: protein MAKRDYYEVLGVSRNASPDEIKRAFRRLAAKYHPDANPGDKTAEERFKEINEAYQVLQDPEKRARYDQFGADGPQMGNPFGQDFGFGGFGDIFDIFFGNGSSQGRRSGPIKGPDLRYDLTLTLEEVLTGSMQTIRVKRDEICPRCHGNQAEPGTRLEMCPTCHGNGQVERIRESFLGRIRQVETCPKCHGSGRIIPVPCKECHGRGQVRAEKSLSVTIPAGVDEGTRLRVAGEGGAGQHGGPPGDLIVFVHVKEHERFTRDGDDIWVEEPITFAQAALGADVKIKTLDGEETLHIPGGTQTGTVFKLSRQGLPRLGNANIRGSLNVKVKVMVPTSLTHKERELLHMWAEMRKEDVAHEDKSIFKKVKDALGR, encoded by the coding sequence ATGGCAAAGCGCGATTATTATGAAGTGTTGGGTGTTAGCCGCAATGCGAGTCCTGACGAAATCAAGCGTGCTTTTCGACGCCTGGCCGCCAAGTATCACCCCGATGCCAATCCCGGAGATAAGACGGCGGAAGAGCGATTTAAAGAAATCAATGAAGCGTATCAAGTGTTACAGGACCCCGAAAAACGCGCACGATATGATCAATTTGGCGCCGATGGCCCGCAAATGGGCAATCCCTTTGGCCAAGATTTCGGCTTTGGTGGATTTGGTGACATTTTTGATATTTTCTTTGGCAATGGTTCCTCACAAGGACGTCGTAGTGGGCCTATTAAAGGCCCCGATTTACGGTACGATTTAACCTTAACACTAGAGGAAGTGCTCACCGGGAGCATGCAAACTATTCGGGTGAAACGGGATGAAATCTGCCCGAGATGTCACGGTAACCAGGCGGAACCGGGGACACGCCTCGAAATGTGCCCCACTTGTCATGGTAATGGGCAAGTCGAACGGATCCGAGAAAGTTTCTTAGGACGGATTCGCCAGGTGGAAACTTGTCCAAAATGTCATGGCAGTGGACGGATTATTCCGGTGCCGTGTAAAGAATGTCACGGTCGCGGTCAAGTCCGTGCCGAAAAAAGTTTAAGTGTTACTATTCCCGCAGGCGTAGACGAGGGCACGCGCCTACGCGTGGCTGGTGAAGGGGGAGCTGGACAGCATGGAGGACCGCCGGGAGATTTAATTGTGTTTGTCCACGTGAAAGAACATGAACGATTTACCCGTGATGGCGATGACATTTGGGTCGAAGAACCGATTACTTTTGCGCAAGCGGCGTTAGGCGCGGATGTGAAAATTAAAACGTTGGACGGCGAAGAAACTTTGCACATTCCGGGAGGGACCCAAACGGGAACGGTCTTTAAGCTGTCGCGGCAAGGATTGCCAAGACTGGGAAATGCCAATATTCGCGGTTCGTTGAATGTCAAAGTTAAAGTGATGGTACCGACGTCTTTAACGCATAAAGAACGGGAATTATTGCATATGTGGGCTGAAATGCGCAAAGAAGATGTTGCGCATGAAGACAAGAGCATATTCAAGAAGGTAAAAGATGCCCTGGGTCGGTAA
- the yqfC gene encoding sporulation protein YqfC, with translation MKRGKNLTRVAQWLEIPPEVLVNVPRIEVVGHLQFRVENHRGLQKYGPEHIVLRLAEGYLVVRGKDLVIGWIDRGEILVTGQVHSLVFQEGQR, from the coding sequence ATGAAAAGAGGAAAGAATCTCACTCGGGTGGCACAATGGCTAGAAATCCCACCTGAAGTGTTGGTGAATGTTCCTCGTATTGAAGTGGTAGGACACCTCCAGTTCCGCGTGGAGAATCATCGGGGTCTTCAAAAATATGGGCCAGAACATATTGTCTTGCGCTTGGCAGAAGGCTATCTCGTCGTGCGAGGAAAAGACTTGGTCATTGGATGGATTGACCGGGGCGAAATTCTGGTTACGGGTCAAGTTCACTCTTTGGTCTTTCAGGAGGGGCAACGGTGA
- a CDS encoding sporulation protein YqfD yields the protein MIDFLYRLFFGWVEVTLVGRYPEEIISQLALSGQRLWAVKNTSKGYRFIAPLSCLPILRQILRGKHYHLHFGRRGGLPFKWRQFIARPFLGVGALTAVALIVVITSRIWIINVPATNLTPTAKIQLIAAAKAAGIHVGTPRRAINLSKSRLIMQRILPQYAFIGLSLHGVLLTVQVVPLITKPSNKLPHKMIAKHSGTVTSVLVYMGDPEVSPGEVVKKGQTLISGAVSAPVPLQPEGATKPLTDAVQTPAQGEVYADVRYKATVVQPYQFDEWVPSGHTFTQTFIQIGDNAPVLLQGYGSIPFRSYKTHKFVEPWRWQDVNLPVETVKIVYNELQRRRVMLSRKQALSRAIDRVSRRMHNMVHGGTKVRERRIIHWSNHSVSVQLIWVVNQNIAVPVTN from the coding sequence GTGATCGACTTCTTATACCGGTTATTCTTCGGGTGGGTTGAAGTGACTCTTGTGGGGCGGTATCCTGAAGAAATCATCAGCCAATTGGCCTTGTCGGGACAACGCTTGTGGGCTGTTAAGAACACGTCTAAAGGCTACCGCTTCATTGCACCACTGAGCTGTTTACCCATATTGCGCCAGATCCTTCGGGGCAAACATTATCACCTTCATTTTGGTCGGCGTGGGGGGCTGCCTTTTAAATGGCGGCAATTTATTGCGCGCCCGTTTCTTGGAGTGGGCGCCTTAACCGCCGTGGCTTTAATTGTTGTAATAACTAGCCGGATTTGGATTATTAACGTACCGGCCACCAACCTCACGCCAACAGCCAAAATTCAGTTGATCGCGGCGGCAAAGGCGGCAGGTATTCATGTCGGCACGCCCCGTCGGGCGATTAATTTGAGTAAGTCTCGCCTAATTATGCAACGGATTTTACCGCAGTATGCCTTTATTGGATTGTCTCTGCACGGTGTATTGTTGACGGTACAAGTTGTACCCTTAATCACCAAACCCTCAAACAAACTCCCGCATAAAATGATTGCCAAACATAGTGGGACCGTGACCAGTGTTTTGGTTTATATGGGCGATCCTGAAGTCAGTCCTGGCGAAGTGGTCAAAAAAGGCCAAACCCTCATTTCGGGAGCGGTTAGTGCTCCGGTGCCATTACAACCTGAAGGGGCTACCAAACCTCTTACGGATGCGGTGCAAACTCCTGCGCAGGGAGAAGTATATGCCGATGTGCGTTATAAAGCGACGGTGGTCCAGCCATACCAGTTTGATGAATGGGTTCCCTCAGGACATACTTTTACACAAACTTTTATCCAAATTGGCGACAATGCTCCTGTGCTCTTACAGGGATATGGAAGCATTCCCTTTCGTTCCTACAAAACCCACAAATTTGTGGAGCCATGGCGCTGGCAAGATGTCAACTTGCCAGTAGAGACAGTCAAAATCGTATATAATGAATTACAAAGGCGACGTGTTATGTTATCGAGAAAACAAGCTTTATCGCGAGCCATCGATCGCGTATCACGTCGTATGCACAACATGGTGCATGGGGGAACCAAGGTTCGGGAACGTCGGATTATTCATTGGTCAAATCATAGCGTGTCGGTACAATTGATTTGGGTCGTGAATCAAAATATTGCAGTGCCCGTGACCAATTGA
- the lepA gene encoding translation elongation factor 4 — MNQSEIRNFSIIAHIDHGKSTLADRLIERTGTLTAREMAPQVLDSMDLERERGITIKAQAVRLEYENQGQRYELNLIDTPGHVDFTYEVSRALQACEGALLVIDAAQGVEAQTLANLYLALEHDLTVIPIINKIDLPNANPERVQEELIEIGLDGTEAILVSAKQGIGIDETLAAIVSRIPPPQGNQHAPLRALIFDSRFDSYKGVLVYIRVVDGALHVGDKIQFMATGASFEVTEIGVFRPHPTSVSSLSTGEVGFFAASIKTVQDTRVGDTVTLADNPAKEALPGYRPAQPMVFSGLYPVDTSDYGRLREALEKLQLNDASLTFEPETSAALGFGFRAGFLGLLHLDVIQERLEREYNLSLITTAPNVVYQVRLVTGEEIRVDNPALMPPAGDIEEIREPMVSASIITPSEYIGAVMELAQERRGIYKDLSYIDSQRAMLSYSLPLGEIMFDFFDQLKSRTRGYASFDYQWSGFAPSDLVRLDILINGEVVDAFSMIVHRDKAYYRGRTLVEKLRDLIPRQLFEVPLQAAIGGRVIARETVKAMRKDVLAKCYGGDITRKRKLLEKQKEGKKRMKAVGNVEIPQEAFMAILRVDDNK, encoded by the coding sequence GTGAACCAATCGGAAATTCGGAACTTCTCAATTATCGCCCATATTGATCATGGCAAAAGTACTTTGGCGGACCGTCTCATTGAACGAACGGGAACGTTAACGGCGCGTGAGATGGCTCCACAAGTGTTGGATTCAATGGATCTAGAACGCGAGCGCGGGATTACCATCAAAGCGCAAGCGGTGCGTTTGGAATATGAAAATCAAGGGCAACGTTACGAACTCAATTTAATTGATACCCCGGGCCATGTTGATTTTACCTATGAAGTGTCGCGCGCATTGCAAGCATGTGAAGGTGCTTTATTAGTAATTGACGCGGCACAAGGCGTTGAGGCCCAAACATTGGCTAATTTGTATTTGGCCTTAGAACATGATCTGACCGTTATTCCTATTATTAATAAAATTGATTTGCCTAACGCCAATCCCGAGCGCGTCCAAGAAGAATTAATCGAAATCGGTTTAGACGGAACCGAAGCCATCTTGGTTTCGGCCAAACAAGGCATCGGTATTGATGAGACGCTGGCGGCTATCGTCTCCCGCATTCCGCCTCCGCAAGGCAATCAGCATGCGCCATTAAGAGCTCTAATTTTTGACTCACGCTTTGATAGTTATAAAGGCGTCTTGGTGTATATTCGGGTTGTTGATGGGGCGCTGCATGTTGGAGATAAGATTCAATTTATGGCAACCGGCGCCTCCTTTGAAGTGACGGAAATTGGAGTGTTTCGTCCTCATCCCACAAGCGTTTCGTCCTTGTCGACAGGAGAGGTTGGATTTTTCGCCGCATCAATCAAAACGGTTCAAGATACTCGAGTTGGGGATACCGTCACACTTGCTGACAATCCAGCCAAAGAGGCGCTGCCCGGATATCGTCCGGCACAGCCGATGGTGTTTTCAGGCTTATATCCCGTTGACACCAGTGATTATGGGCGGCTTAGAGAAGCTTTGGAAAAACTGCAACTCAATGATGCCTCGTTAACATTTGAACCAGAAACCTCGGCCGCCCTCGGCTTTGGCTTTCGGGCAGGATTTCTTGGCCTGTTACACTTAGACGTCATTCAAGAACGGTTGGAACGTGAGTACAATTTATCCCTGATTACCACCGCTCCCAACGTGGTGTATCAAGTGAGGCTTGTTACGGGAGAAGAAATTCGAGTCGATAATCCAGCACTCATGCCGCCGGCTGGAGATATTGAGGAAATCCGGGAGCCGATGGTGAGTGCCAGTATTATTACACCCAGTGAATATATTGGTGCGGTTATGGAATTGGCTCAGGAACGCCGTGGTATTTATAAAGATCTTTCCTATATTGATAGCCAAAGAGCCATGTTGTCCTACTCGCTGCCTTTAGGAGAAATCATGTTCGATTTCTTTGATCAGTTGAAATCTCGGACCCGAGGGTATGCTTCTTTCGATTACCAGTGGAGCGGCTTTGCTCCATCGGATTTGGTGCGTCTTGACATTCTCATCAATGGGGAAGTTGTGGATGCCTTTTCCATGATTGTACACCGGGACAAGGCTTATTACCGGGGACGAACACTGGTGGAAAAACTCCGCGATCTGATTCCGCGTCAGTTGTTTGAGGTGCCGTTGCAAGCGGCAATTGGCGGACGGGTTATTGCCCGGGAAACGGTTAAAGCGATGCGTAAAGACGTGTTAGCTAAATGTTACGGCGGTGACATTACCCGGAAACGGAAACTCCTTGAGAAACAAAAAGAAGGGAAAAAACGAATGAAGGCAGTGGGAAATGTGGAGATTCCTCAGGAAGCATTTATGGCCATTTTACGAGTGGACGATAATAAATGA
- the hemW gene encoding radical SAM family heme chaperone HemW produces MMDPALSDWGLYIHIPFCQARCTYCDFNTITGMGEDDYRRYVSALIKEWNQQLEIPAGNLVSIFLGGGTPSLLEPALIASLLEAIGTRFSHNWQSVEITMEANPGTINVKRLRQYREAGVNRLSLGVQAWQNHHLQQLNRIHTVEDAARAMEAAREAGFENVNCDLIYGLPQQTLAEWQESLEAVLALKPDHLSLYQLQIEEGTPLATQLKRGILSLPPTDRTADMADMGRMTLLQAGFVAYEISNYCLPGKHSRHNRLYWTMNPYLALGAGAHGYWHGRRWWNIRGIRRYMEAIEAGENVKAGEEWLDRDEEMREYVWLGLREEAGFSRSRFYRRFGVNPEGLLGSIFRRLHNQGLIEREKDRIRLSARGRDMANYVFREFVGTGQYA; encoded by the coding sequence ATGATGGATCCGGCCTTATCTGATTGGGGATTATATATTCACATTCCGTTTTGTCAGGCACGTTGTACGTATTGCGACTTTAATACCATTACGGGAATGGGTGAAGACGATTACCGGCGCTATGTCAGTGCGTTAATAAAAGAGTGGAATCAGCAATTGGAAATACCTGCCGGAAATCTCGTCTCCATCTTTTTAGGTGGAGGCACCCCATCGTTGTTAGAACCAGCATTGATTGCTAGCCTTCTTGAGGCCATAGGCACGCGGTTTTCCCATAACTGGCAATCTGTAGAGATCACCATGGAGGCGAATCCCGGAACTATTAATGTCAAACGATTACGCCAGTATCGTGAGGCGGGCGTCAATCGCCTGTCACTCGGTGTGCAGGCATGGCAAAATCATCATCTGCAACAGCTGAACCGGATTCATACCGTGGAAGACGCTGCGCGCGCTATGGAAGCTGCGCGTGAGGCGGGGTTTGAGAATGTGAATTGTGATTTAATTTATGGGTTGCCGCAACAGACTTTAGCCGAATGGCAAGAATCTCTGGAAGCAGTATTGGCGCTAAAACCGGATCACTTGTCCTTATATCAATTACAAATTGAGGAAGGCACACCTCTTGCCACGCAGTTAAAAAGGGGTATCTTGTCCTTACCTCCTACTGATCGGACTGCCGATATGGCCGATATGGGGCGCATGACATTACTCCAGGCAGGATTTGTAGCTTATGAAATATCGAACTATTGTCTTCCGGGAAAACATTCGCGGCATAACCGCTTATATTGGACTATGAATCCTTATTTGGCGTTAGGTGCTGGTGCCCATGGATATTGGCACGGACGCCGATGGTGGAATATTCGCGGCATCAGACGATATATGGAAGCGATAGAGGCTGGGGAAAACGTCAAGGCGGGAGAGGAATGGTTGGATCGCGATGAGGAAATGCGAGAATATGTATGGTTAGGCCTGCGAGAAGAGGCCGGATTTTCGCGTAGCCGGTTCTATCGCAGATTCGGGGTGAATCCCGAAGGACTTTTAGGTTCTATATTTCGTCGCCTTCATAACCAAGGTCTTATTGAACGGGAAAAAGACCGGATCCGCCTGAGTGCACGCGGGCGTGATATGGCTAACTATGTGTTTCGGGAATTTGTGGGGACGGGTCAATATGCTTGA
- a CDS encoding RsmE family RNA methyltransferase, with protein sequence MIRIVVTSEQIAPDNRIVLTAEQSHYLVHVMRVRPGEKIEALVSGQAIFECAMTQDSQVLECFSAREVSEDVSLYLAQSMIKKDLFSDIIEKGTEAGIAGFYPLLTERTIVREISPSKWNRWHKVAKEATEQAHRSRVPEIFPLTTLAEMRDLNVAHKLVLDVQGKNLWDWLMEHSMSPLSACLLVVGPEGGLTPQERDGLINNGFDAVSLGPYVYRAENAGVFAAALLRAWMSSHYFAQGQT encoded by the coding sequence ATGATACGCATTGTGGTGACAAGTGAGCAAATAGCCCCCGACAACAGAATCGTTTTAACAGCAGAACAAAGTCACTATCTTGTTCATGTCATGCGGGTTCGTCCTGGGGAGAAAATCGAAGCCTTGGTAAGCGGGCAAGCGATTTTTGAGTGTGCAATGACTCAAGATAGTCAGGTGCTCGAATGCTTCAGTGCCCGTGAAGTTTCTGAGGATGTTTCACTTTACTTGGCGCAATCCATGATTAAAAAAGATTTATTTAGCGATATCATCGAAAAAGGCACTGAGGCCGGTATTGCGGGGTTCTATCCGCTCCTGACAGAACGCACAATTGTACGCGAAATTTCGCCCAGCAAGTGGAACCGGTGGCATAAAGTGGCCAAAGAGGCCACTGAACAAGCGCACCGGAGCCGTGTTCCGGAAATTTTTCCGTTGACGACGCTGGCGGAGATGAGGGATTTAAATGTCGCGCACAAACTGGTATTAGACGTCCAAGGGAAAAATCTGTGGGATTGGCTGATGGAGCACTCGATGTCACCTTTATCCGCTTGTCTTCTCGTTGTAGGTCCCGAAGGAGGGTTAACACCACAAGAGCGGGACGGATTAATCAACAACGGATTTGACGCCGTATCATTAGGCCCTTATGTATACCGGGCTGAAAACGCCGGCGTTTTTGCTGCGGCGTTATTGAGGGCGTGGATGTCCTCCCATTACTTTGCTCAGGGTCAAACCTAA
- a CDS encoding GatB/YqeY domain-containing protein, protein MSLREQLNEDLKSAMRAKDQARLSVIRAIKAGILAQETRSERTTLDDEGILQVIVKEIKERKDANSEFEKAGRQDLVEKNLKEIEILSSYLPAPLSEDELAQIIDAAITASGATSPKDMGKVMAIVNPQVRGRAEGRHVAELVKARLSR, encoded by the coding sequence TTGTCTCTCCGAGAACAATTGAATGAGGACCTTAAATCGGCGATGCGGGCTAAAGACCAAGCCCGCTTGTCGGTGATCCGGGCGATAAAAGCCGGCATCCTCGCACAAGAAACGCGATCTGAGCGAACGACCTTGGATGACGAAGGAATTCTTCAGGTGATCGTCAAAGAAATTAAAGAACGCAAAGATGCCAATAGCGAATTTGAAAAAGCCGGAAGGCAAGATTTGGTGGAGAAAAATCTCAAAGAAATTGAGATTCTCTCGTCATACCTGCCAGCACCTTTATCCGAAGACGAATTAGCGCAGATCATTGACGCTGCAATCACGGCCTCTGGAGCGACCTCGCCGAAAGATATGGGCAAAGTTATGGCGATCGTCAATCCTCAGGTTCGGGGTCGGGCTGAGGGCCGACACGTAGCGGAACTCGTGAAAGCCCGTTTGAGCCGTTAA
- the rpsU gene encoding 30S ribosomal protein S21 — MSEVKVGKNESLDSALRRFKRQIQKAGVLAEARRHEHYEKPSVRRKKKSEAARKKRAK, encoded by the coding sequence ATGTCAGAGGTTAAAGTCGGTAAAAACGAAAGCTTGGATAGCGCGCTGCGGCGTTTTAAGAGACAAATCCAAAAGGCGGGAGTCCTTGCGGAAGCTCGCAGGCACGAACATTATGAAAAGCCGAGTGTGCGCCGGAAAAAGAAATCCGAGGCCGCACGGAAGAAGCGTGCGAAATAA